The following are encoded together in the Juglans microcarpa x Juglans regia isolate MS1-56 chromosome 2D, Jm3101_v1.0, whole genome shotgun sequence genome:
- the LOC121248048 gene encoding proline-rich receptor-like protein kinase PERK10, with amino-acid sequence MRYKHVIDVVVSADVKGIIEYWSLATREFLEKELSGSIFISLVSRFRTGLELEIGSSLAYFFLQLIITAHWPFNKGSGRGLKGIGENAWRVKVVAGAARGILYLHEDCHPRIIHKNIKSSNIALDNNFEAWVSNFGLTKLVVDVDTHTQAPVSWELLDTWLQSCKHVDASQPLGEDSLVEWACPLLSRALEDGDFGGLVDPRLENNNVGD; translated from the exons ATGAGGTACAAGCATGTAATTGATGTTGTGGTATCTGCAGATGTGAAGGGAATCATCGAGTATTGGAGCCTTGCTACTCGTGAGTTCCTGGAGAAAGAG CTTTCTGGCTCCATTTTCATTAGTTTGGTGTCAAGATTTAGAACTGGATTGGAATTAGAAATCGG GAGCTCATTGGCctattttttccttcaacttaTAATAACAGCTCATTGGCCCTTTAATAAAGGAAGTGGAAGAGGACTTAAGGGAATCGGTGAAAATGCTTGGCGTGTTAAGGTTGTTGCTGGTGCAGCACGTGGAATCTTATATCTCCATGAGGATTGTCATCCTCGAATTATTCACAAGAATATCAAGTCATCTAATATTGCTTTAGATAACAACTTTGAAGCTTGGGTTTCAAACTTTGGGCTTACCAAATTAGTTGTTGAtgtagacacacacacacaagcacCTGTGTCATGGGAACTTTTGGATACATGGCTCCAAA GTTGCAAGCATGTGGATGCCTCTCAGCCATTGGGTGAGGATAGCCTTGTTGAATGGGCCTGCCCATTGCTTTCTCGAGCACTTGAAGATGGTGACTTTGGAGGGTTGGTGGATCCAAGGCTAGAAAATAACAATGTTGGAGATTAA
- the LOC121249033 gene encoding sugar carrier protein C-like, which yields MARGGFDQRNINGNTLRDYLGKITLYHVRVTCLVAALSCWIFEYDLIGISDAVASLPLFLKKHFPSFDLTDESALFIFRLFLAARELLGFSGILWVAKKLGGEILYYALIGNFVYAAASIFNFVVANSNVFMRLIGRVCWAIGMGVKIHTHIYLPFASNRPISN from the exons ATGGCTAGAGGTGGGTTCGATCAACGAAATATTAATGGTAATACTCTTAGGGACTATCTCGGAAAAATCACTCTCTATCATGTGCGGGTAACTTGCCTTGTCGCCGCCTTGTCCTGCTGGATTTTTGAATACGACCTAATTGGCATCTCAG ATGCTGTGGCTTCATTACCTCTCTTCTTGAAAAAGCACTTTCCATCATTCGATCTAACGGATGAGTCGGCTCTGTTTATTTTTCGTCTATTCCTGGCGGCGCGTGAGCTTCTGGGATTTTCCGGTATATTGTGGGTGGCCAAGAAGTTGGGAGGGGAAATACTATATTACGCGCTCATAGGCAATTTTGTCTACGCGGCTGCatctattttcaattttgttgtCGCTAATTCCAATGTGTTTATGCGTCTCATTGGTCGGGTTTGTTGGGCTATTGGCATGGGAGTAAagatacacacacatatttattTACCATTTGCAAGTAACCGCCCTATTTCGAATTGA